From the Accumulibacter sp. genome, one window contains:
- the yjgA gene encoding ribosome biogenesis factor YjgA, whose translation MSSHSTTADRHEDPQPESKTRRKRAMLELQELGEELVALPADRLRQVELPEDLRLAVAQARGMARHDDARRRQVQYIGRLMRAVDPQPIRAVLAAVRGDSADETATLHRIERLRSELLADERLLFTIASRSPSVDLQQLRSLRRAALAEQEQGRPPRSHRALFRLLREIDGKTATAEGGADDERE comes from the coding sequence ATGAGCAGCCATAGCACAACCGCAGACAGACACGAAGATCCGCAACCGGAGTCGAAGACGAGGCGCAAGCGCGCGATGCTGGAACTGCAGGAACTGGGCGAGGAGCTCGTCGCACTGCCCGCTGACCGCCTGCGCCAGGTCGAACTGCCCGAGGATCTGCGGCTGGCCGTCGCGCAGGCACGCGGCATGGCGCGTCACGACGACGCGCGCCGCCGCCAGGTGCAGTACATTGGCCGCCTGATGCGGGCCGTCGACCCACAGCCGATTCGTGCCGTCCTCGCGGCAGTGCGCGGCGACTCCGCCGACGAGACGGCGACGCTGCACCGGATCGAGCGCCTGCGCAGCGAGCTGCTCGCCGATGAGAGGCTTCTGTTCACGATCGCCAGCCGCTCGCCGTCGGTCGACCTGCAGCAGTTGCGCTCGCTGCGGCGGGCAGCCCTCGCCGAGCAGGAGCAGGGCAGACCGCCACGCAGCCATCGTGCGCTGTTCCGGCTGCTGCGCGAGATCGATGGGAAAACGGCAACGGCAGAGGGGGGGGCGGACGATGAGCGGGAATGA
- the mog gene encoding molybdopterin adenylyltransferase gives MSGNEQLLVGLVSISDRAAQGVYPDQGLPALEEWLRLAISSAWRSETRLIADDRATIEQTLIDLVDQLGCHLVLTTGGTGPAARDLTPEATLAVADRLMPGFGEEMRRISLHFVPTAILSRQVAVIRRQALIVNLPGQPKAIRETLEGLRAADGSVQVNGIFAAIPYCIDLLGGPRIETRQEVVKAFRPKSAARSQPGDGAAASQPAGS, from the coding sequence ATGAGCGGGAATGAACAGTTGCTGGTCGGCCTGGTGTCGATCAGCGATCGCGCCGCACAGGGGGTCTATCCGGATCAGGGGCTGCCAGCGCTCGAAGAGTGGTTGCGGCTTGCGATCAGCAGCGCCTGGCGAAGCGAAACGCGCCTGATTGCCGATGATCGCGCGACGATCGAGCAGACGCTGATCGACCTCGTCGACCAACTCGGCTGTCATCTCGTCCTGACCACCGGCGGCACGGGACCGGCCGCCCGTGACCTGACTCCAGAGGCGACGCTGGCCGTGGCCGACAGGCTGATGCCGGGCTTTGGCGAGGAGATGCGGCGCATCAGCCTGCACTTCGTGCCGACGGCGATCCTGTCGCGCCAGGTGGCGGTGATTCGTCGTCAGGCCCTGATCGTCAACCTGCCCGGACAACCGAAAGCCATCCGCGAGACGCTCGAGGGACTCCGGGCAGCAGATGGCAGCGTCCAGGTCAACGGCATCTTCGCTGCCATTCCCTACTGCATCGACCTCCTTGGCGGTCCTCGCATCGAGACGCGACAGGAGGTCGTCAAGGCCTTTCGGCCAAAATCGGCGGCGCGGTCGCAGCCCGGCGATGGCGCCGCGGCTTCTCAGCCGGCAGGCTCCTGA
- a CDS encoding thymidylate synthase — MRQYLDLMQHVLDKGCAKGDRTGTGTRSVFGWQMRFALDDGFPLLTTKRLHLRSIVHELLWFLRGETNIRYLRDNGVRIWDEWADANGDLGPVYGHQWRHWQTADGRQIDQMAQLVDGLRHHPDSRRHLVTAWNPGDVERMALPPCHALFQLYVAPAPADDRDQRSRLSCQLYQRSADIFLGVPFNIASYALLTLMLAQVCGYRAGEFVHTFGDAHLYSNHFDQARLQLTREPRGLPRIRLNPAVGDLFAFRFEDFELAGYDPHPHIAGAVAV; from the coding sequence ATGAGGCAGTATCTGGACCTGATGCAGCACGTGCTGGACAAGGGCTGCGCGAAGGGGGACCGTACGGGCACCGGTACGCGGTCGGTGTTCGGCTGGCAGATGCGCTTCGCGCTCGACGACGGCTTCCCCTTGCTGACGACAAAACGGCTTCATCTGCGCTCGATCGTGCATGAGCTGTTGTGGTTTCTGCGCGGGGAGACGAACATCCGCTACCTGCGGGACAACGGGGTCCGTATCTGGGACGAATGGGCCGACGCGAACGGTGATCTCGGGCCGGTGTACGGCCATCAATGGCGTCATTGGCAGACGGCAGACGGCAGACAGATCGACCAGATGGCGCAACTGGTCGATGGACTCAGGCACCATCCCGACTCACGCCGCCATCTGGTTACGGCGTGGAACCCGGGCGACGTCGAGCGCATGGCGCTGCCGCCCTGCCACGCCCTGTTTCAGCTGTACGTCGCACCCGCGCCGGCCGACGACCGGGACCAACGATCCCGATTGTCCTGCCAGTTGTACCAGCGCAGCGCCGACATCTTTCTTGGCGTTCCCTTCAACATCGCCTCCTACGCCCTCCTGACACTGATGCTGGCACAGGTCTGCGGCTACCGTGCGGGCGAATTCGTGCACACCTTTGGCGATGCCCACCTTTACAGCAACCATTTCGATCAGGCGCGGCTGCAGCTGACCCGTGAACCACGCGGCCTGCCGCGGATTCGGCTGAACCCGGCAGTCGGAGACCTGTTCGCCTTCCGCTTCGAGGATTTCGAGCTCGCGGGCTACGATCCGCATCCGCACATTGCGGGGGCGGTTGCCGTCTAG
- a CDS encoding dihydrofolate reductase — MISLIAVVARNRAIGRDQQLLWRLPEDLRHFRATTGGKPVIMGRKTWESLPDAFRPLPGRHNIVVSRNPGYRPPGASRASSIEEALQIAGAAGEVFVIGGAEMYRQTLPLADRLYLTEVAAEASGDAFFPELPAGQWREVSRRVGSSPGSKGGTVPDFDFVIYERAQRQLSVPAAS; from the coding sequence ATGATCTCGTTGATCGCCGTCGTGGCACGAAACCGGGCGATCGGCAGGGACCAGCAGTTGCTCTGGCGCCTGCCCGAAGACCTGCGCCATTTCCGCGCGACGACCGGCGGCAAACCGGTGATCATGGGCCGGAAGACCTGGGAATCGCTGCCGGATGCCTTTCGTCCACTGCCCGGCAGGCACAACATCGTCGTCAGCCGGAATCCGGGCTACCGGCCGCCCGGCGCCAGCCGCGCAAGCTCGATCGAGGAAGCGCTGCAGATCGCCGGTGCCGCCGGCGAGGTGTTCGTCATCGGCGGTGCCGAGATGTATCGTCAGACGCTGCCGCTGGCGGACCGTCTGTACCTGACCGAGGTCGCCGCCGAAGCCAGCGGCGACGCATTCTTTCCCGAACTGCCGGCAGGGCAATGGCGGGAGGTTTCACGCCGCGTCGGTTCTTCGCCGGGCAGCAAGGGTGGCACCGTGCCCGATTTCGACTTCGTCATCTACGAACGGGCGCAGCGGCAGCTCTCGGTACCAGCGGCCTCTTGA
- a CDS encoding DciA family protein: protein MAETLHRFLGAPDGAAKVLAHAQLLRRLDDVFRRVAPAHLVQASNLANFKSGILVIHAHNGAVAAKLRQLAPTLADEVTRRGIDCRGLQIRVHAPLTRIPTATPQSRPLTAGSRERLTALRESLPASPLRQAVERLLARSARQE from the coding sequence ATGGCCGAAACCCTGCACCGCTTTCTCGGCGCACCAGATGGCGCGGCAAAGGTCCTGGCGCACGCGCAACTGTTGCGCCGGCTGGACGACGTCTTCCGGCGTGTCGCGCCGGCGCACCTCGTGCAGGCGAGCAACCTGGCGAATTTCAAGTCGGGCATCCTGGTCATACACGCGCACAACGGGGCTGTCGCGGCGAAACTGCGACAGCTCGCGCCAACGCTGGCAGACGAAGTCACGCGACGGGGCATCGACTGTCGCGGCCTGCAGATCCGGGTCCATGCGCCGCTGACGCGCATCCCGACGGCAACGCCGCAATCCAGGCCGCTCACCGCCGGCAGTCGCGAGCGCCTGACTGCCCTGCGCGAGTCACTCCCCGCGTCGCCGCTGCGCCAGGCCGTCGAGCGCCTGCTGGCGCGGTCGGCTAGACAGGAATGA
- the lpxC gene encoding UDP-3-O-acyl-N-acetylglucosamine deacetylase, with product MLKQRTLKAVVSAAGVGLHSGVKVNMSLRPAAPGTGIVFRRIDLDPPVDLPASALLVTDTRMCSCVERDGAKVGTIEHLMSAFAGLGVDNAFVDVDAAELPILDGSASPFVFLIQSVGIEEQPAAKRFIRIKTPVEVREDDPAGAKWARLDPHDGFRLSFSIGFNHPAIDRTGQHVTIDFADHSYVREVARARTFGFMQEVEWLHENGLAQGGGLDNAVVLDEYRVLNADGLRYDDEFVKHKVLDAIGDLYLLGHPLLAAFSAHKSGHALNNLLARRLLASPEAWEFVSFENGDLAPQAVARWLESPAF from the coding sequence ATGTTGAAGCAGCGAACGCTCAAGGCTGTCGTCAGCGCGGCTGGCGTCGGCCTCCATTCCGGCGTCAAGGTGAACATGAGCCTGCGTCCGGCGGCGCCGGGAACCGGCATCGTCTTTCGCCGGATCGATCTCGATCCGCCTGTCGACCTGCCGGCATCGGCATTGCTCGTCACGGACACCCGCATGTGCTCGTGCGTCGAGCGCGATGGCGCCAAGGTCGGGACGATCGAACACCTCATGTCCGCCTTCGCCGGACTCGGGGTCGACAACGCCTTCGTCGACGTCGATGCCGCCGAACTGCCGATCCTCGACGGTTCTGCTTCGCCCTTCGTCTTCCTCATCCAGTCGGTTGGCATCGAGGAACAGCCGGCGGCCAAGCGATTCATTCGCATCAAGACGCCCGTCGAGGTGCGCGAGGACGATCCGGCCGGCGCGAAGTGGGCCCGGCTCGATCCTCACGACGGCTTTCGGCTGTCTTTCTCGATCGGCTTCAACCACCCGGCGATCGATCGCACGGGGCAGCACGTGACGATTGATTTTGCCGACCATTCCTATGTGCGCGAAGTGGCGCGGGCGCGGACCTTCGGTTTCATGCAGGAGGTCGAGTGGCTGCACGAGAACGGTCTGGCGCAGGGCGGTGGGCTCGACAACGCCGTCGTCCTCGACGAGTATCGCGTGCTCAACGCCGACGGCTTGCGTTACGACGACGAGTTCGTCAAGCACAAGGTGCTCGACGCGATCGGTGACCTGTACCTGCTTGGCCACCCGTTGCTGGCCGCCTTCAGCGCGCACAAGTCGGGACACGCCCTGAACAACCTGCTGGCGCGCAGGCTGTTGGCCAGCCCCGAGGCGTGGGAGTTCGTCAGCTTCGAGAACGGTGACCTGGCGCCGCAGGCCGTGGCCCGCTGGCTGGAATCGCCGGCTTTCTGA
- the ftsZ gene encoding cell division protein FtsZ: MFEIIEKEQSERDTVIKVIGIGGAGGNAVDHMIREGVNGVDFITANTDSQALGRSIALQKLQLGKTGLGAGAKPEAGKSAAIEEREAIAASLQGAHMVFITAGMGGGTGTGAAPIVAEVARELGVLTVAVVTKPFAFEGKRLKVAEVGISELQKHVDSLIVILNDRLMDVLGEDVSMDEAFRAADNVLRNAVGGIAEIINFPGLVNVDFEDVRTVMGEMGMAMMGSANAAGVDRARIAAERAVSSPLLEGVNLSGAKGVLVNITASRSLKMKEVNEVMNTVRAFAADDAHIIFGAVYDEQMAEEIRVTVVATGLGQAQAKQRPFEVIRNVDRQATGTDGPFGGGAIDYSSLDQVPAIVRKGRSATVEALANSGVDRYDIPAFLRKQAD, encoded by the coding sequence ATGTTTGAAATCATCGAGAAGGAACAGAGCGAGCGCGATACCGTGATCAAGGTGATCGGCATCGGTGGCGCCGGCGGCAACGCCGTCGATCACATGATCCGCGAGGGCGTGAACGGCGTGGACTTCATTACCGCCAATACCGATTCGCAGGCGCTTGGCCGCAGCATTGCCCTGCAGAAGCTGCAGCTTGGCAAGACCGGCCTGGGCGCCGGCGCCAAGCCGGAAGCCGGCAAGAGCGCGGCGATTGAGGAGCGCGAGGCGATCGCCGCTTCGCTGCAGGGTGCGCACATGGTGTTCATCACCGCCGGCATGGGCGGAGGCACGGGTACCGGTGCCGCGCCGATCGTCGCCGAGGTGGCGCGCGAACTTGGCGTGCTGACCGTTGCCGTCGTCACCAAGCCTTTCGCTTTCGAGGGCAAGCGGCTGAAAGTCGCCGAGGTAGGGATTTCCGAGCTGCAGAAGCACGTCGATTCGCTCATCGTCATCCTCAACGACCGTCTGATGGACGTCCTTGGTGAGGACGTCTCGATGGATGAAGCCTTCCGCGCGGCCGACAACGTGCTGCGCAACGCCGTCGGCGGCATTGCCGAGATCATCAACTTCCCCGGGTTGGTCAACGTCGACTTCGAGGATGTGCGGACGGTGATGGGCGAGATGGGCATGGCGATGATGGGCTCGGCGAACGCAGCCGGTGTCGACCGCGCGCGGATCGCTGCCGAGCGCGCGGTTTCGTCGCCCCTGCTTGAAGGGGTGAACCTCTCCGGTGCCAAGGGCGTGCTGGTCAACATCACGGCCTCCCGCTCGCTGAAGATGAAGGAAGTCAACGAAGTGATGAACACCGTCCGCGCGTTCGCCGCAGACGATGCGCACATCATCTTCGGCGCCGTCTACGATGAGCAGATGGCTGAGGAGATCCGTGTCACCGTGGTGGCTACGGGCCTCGGCCAGGCGCAGGCCAAGCAGCGCCCCTTCGAGGTGATCCGCAACGTCGACCGTCAGGCGACCGGAACCGACGGACCGTTTGGCGGCGGCGCCATCGATTACTCCTCTCTGGACCAGGTCCCGGCGATCGTCCGCAAGGGACGCAGCGCGACAGTCGAAGCGCTGGCCAACAGCGGCGTCGACCGTTACGACATCCCCGCCTTCCTGCGCAAGCAGGCCGACTGA
- the ftsA gene encoding cell division protein FtsA, with protein MSRDSKDLIVGLDIGTSKIVALVAELTPEGRLNVIGMGSQESRGLKKGVVVNIEETVATISRVLQEVELMADCKVRDVYTGIAGSHIRSFNSNGMVAIKDKEVTPMDVERVIETARAMPIPADQEILHILTQEFIIDDQDGIREPIGMSGFRLEVKVHIVTGAVSAAQNIVKCVRRCGLEVNDLVLQPLASSCAVLSDDEKDLGICLIDIGGGTTDLAVWTQGAIRHTSVIPIAGDQVTNDIAMALRTPTREAEDIKRKYGCALAHLADPEDVLDVAGVDDRPSRKLSRRALADVIQPRVEELYELIQAELRRSGFEDVLSSGIVLTGGASVMPGMIELGEEIFHMPVRLGVPKYQGALADVVQSPRFATACGLLLEAHTQRKRGLKVRETRDVKQVFGRMKSWFEKNF; from the coding sequence ATGAGCAGGGATAGCAAGGATCTGATCGTTGGACTCGACATCGGTACGTCGAAGATTGTTGCGCTGGTGGCCGAGCTCACTCCCGAGGGGCGGCTCAACGTCATCGGCATGGGCTCACAGGAGTCGAGGGGGCTCAAGAAGGGGGTCGTCGTCAATATCGAGGAGACGGTTGCGACGATCTCGCGCGTCCTCCAGGAAGTCGAGCTGATGGCCGACTGCAAGGTGCGCGATGTCTACACCGGGATTGCCGGCAGCCACATCCGCAGCTTCAACTCGAACGGGATGGTGGCCATCAAGGACAAGGAAGTCACACCGATGGACGTCGAACGGGTCATCGAGACGGCGCGCGCGATGCCGATCCCGGCCGACCAGGAGATACTCCACATCCTGACGCAGGAGTTCATCATCGACGACCAGGACGGCATACGCGAGCCGATCGGCATGAGCGGCTTCCGCCTCGAAGTCAAGGTGCACATCGTCACCGGAGCCGTTTCCGCCGCCCAGAACATCGTCAAGTGCGTGCGCCGCTGTGGCCTCGAAGTCAATGACCTGGTCCTGCAACCCCTGGCGTCGAGTTGCGCGGTCCTTTCCGATGACGAGAAGGATCTCGGCATCTGCCTGATCGACATCGGTGGCGGCACGACCGATCTCGCGGTGTGGACGCAGGGGGCGATCCGCCACACCTCGGTGATCCCGATTGCCGGTGACCAGGTGACCAACGACATCGCCATGGCGCTGCGCACGCCGACACGAGAGGCGGAGGACATCAAGCGCAAGTACGGTTGTGCGCTGGCGCATCTCGCGGATCCCGAGGACGTCCTTGATGTCGCCGGGGTCGACGACCGTCCCTCGCGCAAGCTGTCGCGTCGGGCGCTGGCCGATGTCATCCAGCCGCGCGTCGAGGAACTCTACGAACTGATCCAGGCGGAACTGCGGCGCTCGGGTTTCGAGGATGTCCTGTCATCGGGAATCGTCCTCACCGGAGGCGCCTCGGTGATGCCCGGGATGATCGAACTCGGCGAAGAGATCTTCCACATGCCGGTGCGCCTGGGCGTGCCGAAGTATCAGGGGGCGCTTGCCGATGTGGTTCAGAGCCCGCGGTTCGCGACTGCCTGTGGCTTGCTGCTCGAGGCCCACACGCAGCGCAAGCGCGGTCTCAAGGTGCGCGAGACGCGCGATGTGAAGCAGGTTTTCGGTCGCATGAAGTCGTGGTTCGAAAAGAACTTCTAA
- a CDS encoding cell division protein FtsQ/DivIB, whose protein sequence is MWHKPHLLKAIADLLLLAAGAAFVAAALVWGSARLRLFPLGEVQVLGELRVVQRHELEEALAGLLGGNFFTVDLEALRRAIEDLPWVRRAELWRRWPSRIEVRIEEQKAAAHWGDGNGELVNIFGEVFAASLPDEQRLPRLSGPSGSSREVLRRHGEFVELLKPASLRPAQLSLSPRLAWAVKLEDGMLVELGREQAKAPIRTRLQRFVEYYPTMPDARHGRPVAVDMRYPNGFALRFAASAVQEVKGKR, encoded by the coding sequence ATGTGGCACAAACCACACCTGCTGAAGGCAATCGCCGATCTGCTCCTTCTCGCCGCTGGCGCAGCCTTCGTGGCGGCTGCGCTCGTCTGGGGCTCGGCGCGCCTGCGCCTGTTCCCGCTCGGCGAAGTGCAGGTGCTGGGCGAGCTGCGGGTCGTGCAGCGACACGAGCTGGAGGAAGCTTTGGCCGGCTTGTTGGGTGGCAACTTTTTCACCGTCGATCTCGAGGCGCTGCGGCGGGCAATCGAGGATCTGCCGTGGGTGCGCCGCGCCGAATTGTGGCGCCGCTGGCCATCGCGCATCGAAGTGCGCATCGAGGAGCAGAAGGCTGCAGCGCATTGGGGAGACGGGAATGGCGAGCTGGTCAACATTTTCGGCGAGGTTTTTGCTGCCTCACTTCCCGACGAGCAGCGGCTGCCCAGGCTCAGTGGACCGAGCGGCTCCTCACGCGAAGTCCTGCGTCGCCATGGGGAGTTCGTCGAGCTGCTCAAACCGGCGAGCCTGCGGCCAGCGCAACTGAGCCTGTCGCCGCGCCTGGCCTGGGCGGTGAAGCTGGAGGACGGCATGCTGGTTGAACTGGGACGCGAGCAGGCGAAGGCACCGATCCGCACGCGCCTGCAACGATTCGTCGAGTACTACCCGACCATGCCGGACGCCCGCCACGGGCGGCCGGTCGCGGTAGACATGCGGTATCCGAATGGTTTCGCACTCCGCTTCGCGGCCAGTGCGGTTCAAGAGGTCAAAGGAAAGAGATGA
- a CDS encoding D-alanine--D-alanine ligase — protein sequence MSRTEFGKVAVLFGGRSAERDVSLNSGARVLAALLRQGVDAQAFDPATRRLDELAAFDRAFIALHGRHGEDGTIQGALELMGVPYTGSGVMASALGMDKWRSKLLWQAAGLPIPEYLVLEAGGDFTRVAAELGLPLFVKPACEGSSIGISKVTHSSELAAAHAAAARHDPLVLAERAILGGEYTAAILGDQALPIIKIEPGTDFYDYEAKYLRDDTVYRCPCGLPEEREHELRALALEAFRVLGGRGWGRVDFLMDEACGGRAYLLEVNTSPGMTDHSLVPMAARAAGIGYDELVVRVLALATLG from the coding sequence ATGAGCCGCACGGAATTCGGCAAGGTTGCAGTGCTCTTTGGTGGCCGCTCGGCCGAGCGTGACGTCTCGCTCAACAGTGGTGCGCGGGTTCTCGCAGCCCTGCTGCGTCAGGGAGTCGACGCCCAGGCGTTCGACCCGGCGACACGCCGCCTCGACGAGCTTGCCGCCTTCGACCGTGCCTTCATTGCCCTGCATGGCAGGCATGGCGAAGACGGAACCATCCAGGGCGCGCTCGAACTGATGGGCGTCCCTTACACCGGCAGTGGCGTGATGGCTTCGGCGCTGGGTATGGACAAGTGGCGCAGCAAGCTGCTGTGGCAGGCGGCAGGCCTGCCCATTCCGGAGTATCTGGTTCTCGAAGCAGGTGGAGACTTCACGCGCGTCGCGGCGGAACTGGGACTGCCCCTGTTCGTCAAGCCGGCTTGCGAAGGCTCTTCGATCGGCATCAGCAAGGTCACGCACAGCAGCGAACTGGCCGCCGCGCACGCGGCAGCCGCTCGCCACGATCCGCTGGTGCTCGCCGAACGGGCCATCCTCGGCGGCGAGTACACGGCGGCGATCCTCGGTGACCAGGCGTTGCCCATCATCAAGATCGAGCCCGGCACCGATTTCTACGACTACGAGGCCAAGTACCTGCGTGATGACACGGTCTATCGCTGTCCCTGTGGGTTGCCCGAGGAGCGCGAGCACGAGTTGCGGGCACTGGCCCTGGAGGCCTTTCGCGTCCTCGGCGGTCGCGGCTGGGGGCGGGTGGACTTCCTGATGGACGAAGCCTGCGGTGGTCGGGCCTACCTGCTCGAAGTGAACACCTCGCCGGGAATGACCGACCACTCGCTGGTGCCGATGGCGGCTCGCGCCGCCGGCATCGGTTACGACGAGCTGGTGGTCCGCGTCCTGGCGCTGGCCACCCTGGGATGA
- the murC gene encoding UDP-N-acetylmuramate--L-alanine ligase, producing the protein MKHKVKSIHFVGIGGAGMSGIAEVLANLGFTVSGSDLADSSTTRRLAELGIRTVIGHAAENVSMADAVVISSAVRFDNPEVIAARARKVPVVPRAQMLAELMRLKQGIAVAGTHGKTTTTSLVASILAAGGMDPTFVIGGRLNAAGANARLGSGDFLVAEADESDASFLLLSPVLSIVTNIDGDHMETYGHDFSRLKQAFVDFIQRLPFYGVAVLCADDANVREVMPLVSKQIVTYGLDPAANVHAENVVAVAGQMHFDCVRVNGSVSRLPIRLNLPGHHNVLNALAAIAVASELGVDDAAIATALAEFRGVGRRFQRYGELSLPHGGSVTLIDDYGHHPVEMRATLAAARGAFPGRRLLLAFQPHRYTRTRDCFDDFVKVLSGVDALVLGEVYAAGEQPIVAADGRALARALRVVGKVEPVFVENIADLPQAIRDAARDGDVVMTMGAGSIGTIPGKLLAA; encoded by the coding sequence GTGAAGCACAAGGTCAAGAGCATTCATTTCGTCGGTATCGGTGGTGCCGGCATGAGCGGCATCGCGGAGGTCCTGGCCAATCTCGGCTTCACGGTCAGCGGTTCCGATCTTGCCGACAGCTCGACGACCCGTCGCCTGGCCGAGCTCGGAATCCGCACGGTCATCGGTCACGCCGCCGAAAACGTCAGCATGGCCGACGCGGTGGTGATTTCATCGGCGGTCCGCTTCGACAATCCGGAGGTCATCGCTGCGCGGGCACGCAAGGTGCCGGTCGTGCCGCGGGCACAGATGCTCGCCGAGCTGATGCGCCTGAAGCAGGGAATCGCCGTCGCCGGCACCCATGGCAAGACCACGACGACCAGTCTGGTGGCTTCGATCCTCGCCGCCGGTGGCATGGATCCGACCTTCGTCATCGGCGGTCGGCTGAACGCGGCCGGCGCCAATGCCCGCCTCGGGTCCGGTGACTTCCTCGTCGCCGAAGCCGACGAATCCGACGCCTCCTTCCTCCTGCTGTCGCCGGTCCTGTCGATCGTCACCAACATCGACGGTGACCACATGGAAACCTATGGCCACGACTTCAGCCGGCTGAAGCAGGCCTTCGTCGACTTCATCCAGCGTCTGCCGTTCTACGGCGTGGCGGTCCTCTGCGCCGACGACGCGAACGTGCGCGAGGTCATGCCGCTGGTCAGCAAGCAGATCGTCACCTATGGTCTCGATCCGGCGGCCAACGTCCACGCCGAGAACGTTGTCGCGGTCGCTGGCCAGATGCATTTCGACTGTGTGCGCGTCAATGGCAGCGTCAGCCGCTTGCCGATAAGGCTCAATCTGCCCGGTCACCACAACGTCCTCAACGCGCTGGCCGCGATCGCCGTCGCCAGCGAACTCGGCGTCGACGATGCCGCGATCGCCACGGCGTTGGCCGAATTCCGTGGCGTCGGCCGTCGTTTCCAGCGCTACGGTGAGCTGTCGCTGCCGCACGGGGGCTCGGTCACGTTGATCGACGACTATGGCCATCACCCGGTCGAGATGCGGGCGACGCTTGCCGCCGCCCGCGGTGCCTTTCCCGGGCGTCGCCTGCTGCTCGCCTTCCAGCCACACCGCTACACGCGCACACGCGACTGCTTCGATGATTTCGTCAAGGTACTCAGCGGGGTCGACGCGCTGGTACTCGGCGAAGTCTACGCTGCCGGCGAGCAGCCGATCGTTGCTGCCGATGGCCGTGCGCTTGCCCGCGCGCTGCGTGTCGTCGGCAAGGTCGAGCCGGTTTTCGTCGAGAACATTGCCGATCTGCCGCAGGCGATCCGCGATGCCGCACGCGATGGTGACGTGGTGATGACGATGGGCGCCGGATCGATCGGCACGATCCCCGGCAAGCTGCTGGCCGCTTAG
- the murG gene encoding undecaprenyldiphospho-muramoylpentapeptide beta-N-acetylglucosaminyltransferase, with product MRTLLVMAGGTGGHVFPGLAVADLLRQRDWRVVWMGSPDGMEARLVPARGYEMAWVRFAALRGKGLLRKLLLPFHLLAACCQARREIRRLRPDVVLGLGGYVSFPGGLMAALFGWPLIIHEQNSIAGLANRVLARWAQRVACGFPEALPRGVWVGNPLRPEVSSLPAPAERLAGRAEALRWLVLGGSQGAAALNDVVPRGLAMLAAGERPQVVHQAGERHLEKLRQNYEAAGVQAQCVAFIEDMAAAYEWADLVICRAGALTVAELAAVGVASVLVPFPHAVDDHQTRNARFLSAAGAALLLPQGDLSPAAIAELQELTRAQLQSMAEKARALAKPGATAALAKMCEELVE from the coding sequence GTGAGAACCTTGCTGGTCATGGCTGGCGGCACCGGTGGCCATGTCTTCCCCGGTTTGGCGGTGGCCGACCTGCTGCGCCAGCGCGACTGGCGTGTTGTCTGGATGGGCTCTCCGGACGGCATGGAAGCCAGGCTGGTGCCGGCGCGCGGCTACGAGATGGCCTGGGTCCGCTTCGCGGCGTTGCGTGGCAAGGGCCTGTTGCGCAAACTGCTCCTGCCCTTCCATCTGCTCGCCGCCTGCTGCCAGGCGCGGCGCGAGATCCGCCGCCTGCGACCGGACGTAGTCCTCGGTCTTGGTGGCTACGTCAGCTTCCCCGGCGGCCTGATGGCGGCGTTGTTCGGCTGGCCGCTGATCATTCATGAGCAGAACTCGATCGCCGGCCTGGCCAACCGGGTCCTTGCCCGCTGGGCGCAGCGGGTTGCCTGTGGCTTTCCGGAAGCGTTGCCGCGTGGTGTCTGGGTTGGCAACCCCCTGCGTCCGGAAGTGAGTTCCTTGCCCGCGCCGGCGGAGCGTCTCGCCGGGCGGGCCGAGGCGCTGCGCTGGCTGGTGCTCGGCGGCAGCCAGGGGGCAGCGGCGCTCAATGACGTCGTGCCGCGCGGGCTTGCCATGCTCGCTGCCGGCGAGCGACCGCAGGTGGTCCATCAGGCCGGCGAGCGGCATCTCGAGAAGCTGCGCCAGAACTACGAGGCCGCCGGTGTGCAGGCGCAGTGTGTGGCCTTCATCGAGGACATGGCGGCTGCGTACGAATGGGCCGACCTGGTGATCTGCCGCGCCGGAGCGCTCACCGTCGCCGAGCTCGCGGCGGTTGGTGTTGCCAGCGTCCTGGTACCGTTTCCGCATGCAGTGGACGATCATCAGACACGCAACGCCCGCTTCCTTTCGGCAGCCGGTGCCGCCCTTCTGCTGCCGCAGGGTGACCTGAGCCCCGCGGCGATCGCCGAGCTGCAGGAGTTGACTCGGGCGCAGCTGCAGTCGATGGCCGAGAAGGCGCGTGCACTGGCCAAGCCGGGAGCGACCGCCGCCCTGGCGAAAATGTGTGAGGAGCTTGTCGAGTGA